The segment TGACCTGCTGAAAGCCCTGGTCTTGGCCAAGGGCCGGGTCTTGACCCGCGACTACCTTCTAGATAGAGTGTGGGGATACGAGCGAGCCTCTGAAATCGAATCCCGCACCGTCGATGTCCACGTCCGGCGCCTCCGTGAGAAGCTGGGATCGGAGGCTAAACGGATCGTGACCGTCAAAAGTGTCGGGTACCGATTCGACCAGGACGCCTGATCGGCGGAACAGTCGGAATGTCATGGATTGAAGGCGGGTTTCAACGCAAGCTGATCGCGACGTATCTCCTGATAGTCCTTGCCATCGTTGCCGTTGCCGGCATCTACCTCTTTTCCTCCCTCGAACGCGCCTCGATTGATCGACTGAAGGTCAGCCTGCACGCTCAGGCTCAGCTCATGAGCAACGAGGTCACTCCGGCGTTTGTTCCCCAGGACACCGGGCGGCTTCACAAGACAGTGCAACATCTCGCCCAACAGGTCGGGACGCGTGTCACCGTGATCCGGATGGATGGGACAGTGCTGGCCGATTCCGAGCGAACCCCTGACCAGATTGGTCGGATGGACAATCACCTGCACCGCCCGGAAGTGCAGACGGCCATCGGTGGTGGCGTAGGAAGCGTCCTTCGTCGAAGCGACACCCTCGGCGTCAAGATGCTGTATCTGGCCATTCCCCTCCTGCAGGATGGAGCAATAATTGGCGTTCTCCGCGTTGCGATGCCGCTCTCCGACCTCAACCGAGAGCTGAGCCTGATTCGGCAGCCGCTGATCATTGGGGGCTTGCTGGCTATGGCTGCGGCAGTCGCCCTGGGCTTCGTTTTTGCCCGCCAGGTCACACGGCCCATCCTGGAGATGACGACCGTCGCCGACCGTATAGCCAAAGGCGACTTCTCCCGGAAGATGCCGGCGCCTTCCTCGGATGAAATCGGTCAGTTGGGACGCGCGCTGAATCTGATGGCAGGGCGGCTGGAGGATCGGCTGGCCGAACTGGAGGGAGAGCGCGCAAAGGGAGCAGCCATCCTGGATAGCATGGTGGAAGGCGTAGTGGCGGTCGATGGAGCCATCCGTATCCTGCTCATCAACGCCAGCGCCTGTCGACTTCTCAGCACTTCGTCGGACGCGAGTGTCGGCAGACCGTTTCTTGAAGTGATCCGCAATAAGGAGCTGCTCGATCTTCTGAATCGAACGCTCAATGAGGGAACGTTTGCCCAGCAGGAGCTTCAGATTTTTACCCTGGTACAGCGTGTTCTACAAGTGCATGCCTCTCCCCTGAAGGGCCGGGCGCAGACAGTAGGCGCCATGCTGGTGCTGCATGACGTCACCGAACTGCGGCGGCTGGAGGCGGTACGGACTGAGTTCGTGGCAAACGTCTCCCATGAGTTGAGGACTCCCCTCACGTCGATCAGAGGGTACCTGGAGACCCTCTTGGAAGGGGGGCTTGAGGACCGGGAGCATGCCCGTCCGTTCCTCGAGGTGATCCACAGACACACCGAGCGGTTGGGTCGGCTCCTGGACGACCTGCGAGACCTTTCCAATATCGAATTCGGGAAGGTCCCGTTTCATCGACAACCGACAGTCCTTGCCGAGGTCGTACAACATGCTATGGCTATCTATGAACCACAGGCAGCCAGACAGGATGTCGCACTGCAGGTCGACCTTCCCCATGACCTGCCACACGTCCTGGCAGATCGCGATCGCCTGACACAGATCCTGATCAACCTCTTGGACAATGGTCTCAAGTTCACACCAAAGGGCGGGCGAGTGACGGT is part of the Candidatus Methylomirabilis lanthanidiphila genome and harbors:
- a CDS encoding Sensor protein yycG produces the protein MSWIEGGFQRKLIATYLLIVLAIVAVAGIYLFSSLERASIDRLKVSLHAQAQLMSNEVTPAFVPQDTGRLHKTVQHLAQQVGTRVTVIRMDGTVLADSERTPDQIGRMDNHLHRPEVQTAIGGGVGSVLRRSDTLGVKMLYLAIPLLQDGAIIGVLRVAMPLSDLNRELSLIRQPLIIGGLLAMAAAVALGFVFARQVTRPILEMTTVADRIAKGDFSRKMPAPSSDEIGQLGRALNLMAGRLEDRLAELEGERAKGAAILDSMVEGVVAVDGAIRILLINASACRLLSTSSDASVGRPFLEVIRNKELLDLLNRTLNEGTFAQQELQIFTLVQRVLQVHASPLKGRAQTVGAMLVLHDVTELRRLEAVRTEFVANVSHELRTPLTSIRGYLETLLEGGLEDREHARPFLEVIHRHTERLGRLLDDLRDLSNIEFGKVPFHRQPTVLAEVVQHAMAIYEPQAARQDVALQVDLPHDLPHVLADRDRLTQILINLLDNGLKFTPKGGRVTVTAKTVQGSRFKVQGSEPDTQNSKPETQSLSEVIEIAVQDTGAGIPSQDLPRITERFYRVDRARSRELGGTGLGLAIVKHLVKAHGGELIIDSVLNRGTTVRFTLPIAPPDSETA